One segment of Plasmodium vinckei vinckei genome assembly, chromosome: PVVCY_04 DNA contains the following:
- a CDS encoding formate-nitrite transporter, putative, whose translation MGKMGKQYILDPMSVKTTCSGEESYIRCVEYGKAKAAYSNFNLFLKAIMAGIFVGLCAHASGIAGSDLFTGNTLAVTIALLQRKVKLLSYLRVMALSLLGNYVGAVSFAFIVSYGSGAFHQQNSIEKNHIFEFLNAIAMKKVHHTFSECVSLAIGCNIFVCLAVYFVLSIKDGSGAVFSVFFAVYAFAIAGYEHIIANIYTLNIALMVKTNVTFTQVYFNNLLPTLIGNYIAGAVVLACPFYLLYNHYYEDYEIKSSSLGSINMKGISIEMQND comes from the exons ATGGGAAAAATGGGAAAGCAATATATCCTTGACCCGATGAGCGTAAAAACAACATGCTCTGGTGAGGAGTCGTATATTCGATGTGTTGAATATGGCAAAGCAAAAGCAGCGTATagtaattttaatttatttttaaaagcaATCATGGCAGGTATATTCGTTGGACTTTGCGCTCATGCCTCAGGAATAGCAG GGTCAGATTTATTCACAGGAAATACATTAGCTGTTACAATAGCATTGCTTCAAAGGAAagttaaattattatcatatttacGAGTTATGGCATTATCATTACTAGGAAATTATGTCGGAGCAGTATCTTTCGCATTTATTGTTTCTTATGGCTCTGGAGCATTTCATCAGCAAAATAGCATCGAGaaaaatcatatttttgaatttttaaatgcaATAGCTATGAAAAAAGTTCATCACACCTTTTCTGAATGTGTATCGTTAGCCATTGGATGTAAcatttttgtttgtttagcagtttattttgttttatcaaTTAAAGATGGTAGTGGGGCCGTTTTTAGTGTATTTTTTGCAGTATATGCATTTGCCATAGCGGGCTATGAGCATATTATtgctaatatatatacattaaatATTGCCCTTATGGTTAAGACTAATGTTACTTTTACGCAAGTCTATTTTAATAATCTTTTACCAACACTGATAGGAAATTAC ATTGCTGGAGCTGTTGTGCTAGCTTGCCCATTTTATCTTCTATACAACCATTACTACGAAGATTATGAAATAAAGAGTTCGAGTTTAGGGAGCATAAACATGAAAGG AATATCTATTGAAATGCAAAACGACTAA
- a CDS encoding HVA22/TB2/DP1 family protein, putative, whose product MRMSKLYKNKDKDNEKSGSDSPNKQDSLKRMSSKLLGNSLNSFDLGGKLDQLDEYLKKYPFIIEIGYKLGIKPSCLVVFGGSIVFISLVFGWGAALICNLVGFAYPAYQSFKAVESQGHAETKLWLTYWVVFSLFFFIEYLIDIILFWIPFYYVAKLLFLLYLYMPQVRGAETVYNYVIRPVLLKHEKTIDDTVHKISQTATSHLNQITGNIADKIVQEGVRRRNV is encoded by the exons ATGCGGATGagtaaattatataaaaataaagacaaGGACAATGAGAAATCAGGTAGTGATTCTCCAAACAAACAAGATTCTTTAAAACGTATGTCGTCTAAACTTTTAGGAAATTCCCTAAATAGTTTTGACCTAGGTGGTAAACTTGACCAATTAGATGAAtatcttaaaaaatatccaTTTATAATTGAGATTGGATATAAATTGGGAATTAAACCATCTTGTCTTGTTGTTTTTGGTGGGTctattgtatttatttctttggTTTTTGGCTGGGGGGCAGCCTTAATTTGTAATTTGGTTGGATTTGCTTATCCAG cATACCAATCTTTTAAAGCAGTAGAATCACAAGGACATGCTGAAACAAAATTGTGGCTTACATACTGGGTAGTattttcactatttttttttattgaatatttgattgatataatattattttggattccattttattatgtagCAAAATTACTCTtcctattatatttatatatgccaCAAGTCCGAGGTGCCGAAACAGTTTACAATTATGTTATACGCCCCgttttattaaaacatgAAAAAACAATTGATGACACTGTTCATAAAATTAGCCAAACAGCAACTAGCCATTTAAATCAAATCACTGGAAACATAGCAGACAAAATAGTCCAAGAAGGAGTTCGAAGAAGAaatgtgtaa
- a CDS encoding 40S ribosomal protein S15A, putative: MVRMSVLADCLKTINNAEKRGRRQVLIRPSSKVVIKFLQYMQKKGYIGNFEIVDDHRSGKIVVNLLGRINKCAVISPRYDVKLDEIEKIITNILPSRLFGHLILTTPYGIMDHEEARRKHTGGKVLGFFF, encoded by the exons ATGGTTCGAATGAGCGTATTAGCCGATTGTTTGAAAACAATTAACAATGCTGAAAAAAGAGGAAGGAGGCAAGTTTTAATCAGACCTTCTTCAAAAGTcgtaattaaatttttacaatatatgCAAAAGAAAGGATATATTGGAAATTTTGAAATTGTCGATGATCATAGATCAGGAAAAATTGTTGTAAACTTGTTAGGAAGAATAAACAAATGTGCAGTAATTTCCCCAAG ATATGATGTCAAACTTGatgaaattgaaaaaattataacaaaCATATTACCAAGTAGACTTTTTGgacatttaattttaacaaCCCCTTATGGAATTATGGATCACGAAGAAGCAAGAAGAAAACATACAGGAGGAAAAGTCTTAggttttttcttttaa
- a CDS encoding zinc finger protein, putative produces the protein MHNKKGNSKYGDKKGGSNGAKEKGSNDNKNDGKHNKSDENLNNVVSTSERRILFYKTKICPWYIKGKCERRKTCLYAHAQNELRELPNLCKTSLCPKLKINEACNDKKCKYAHTNIELRATENLYKTALCESYSKGKCFSGQFCRYAHGLNELRENPMEITDKNIIIGTCKTKNENINNNKSEYDKKKGGTDSSSTGDNSKRNETYCVFPKKKERNSGSNKYNNVLTEDDGADSADHHAVNDTNSGEHNHEYKNKSTKQNTKNGNKNSQNNNKMGDNSNGNETIVGNNNGNNNKRMNKKMTKQANKAMNKQIENGIENQVNKQNEEISEYRNKHYNGKNIKYDNSNSNHKNGHNNVNNMVGGALPNYLKHEDNSKFNEEQFLNDNLNVLSFLEDNSSSIEKFRKNYSSGISNEVVVNGRVEMVDENYNNNKGGLDNKNILICDKESKNNNLTGSINYIKNVNNPIINSVSNNNIANYPSPLLKFNIPNLVEGDEINNLALHPNINNEIDNIRNMNYYKYPGMNNIVNYSNYEFENNNNRVMDNENGSISMGMPEHVLNKNIRNGESEHNFYINNRREMDIEMHQRNNIMSNVNYICDNNLVWNGNNDKYEHWGNEQPNEKFEGWENYAGFEKEKPFNSEQDYFKIFNYGMCNNVSNKFNNCDPHKNQIDKYDNSLFIL, from the coding sequence atgcataataaaaagggGAATTCAAAGTACGGAGATAAAAAAGGAGGATCAAATGGAGcaaaagaaaaaggaaGTAATGACAACAAAAATGATGGgaaacataataaatcaGATGagaatttaaataatgttgTAAGTACAAGTGAACGtagaatattattttataaaacaaaaatatgtcCATGGTATATTAAAGGAAAGTGTGAGAGAAGAAAAACCTGTTTATATGCACATGCTCAAAATGAATTAAGAGAATTACCAAACTTATGTAAAACTAGTTTATGtccaaaattaaaaataaatgaagcatgtaatgataaaaaatgtaaatatgcACATACAAATATTGAACTAAGAGCAActgaaaatttatataaaacagCTTTATGTGAAAGTTATAGTAAAGGTAAATGTTTTTCAGGACAGTTTTGTAGATATGCTCATGGACTAAATGAACTAAGAGAAAATCCAATGGAAATAacagataaaaatataattataggTACatgtaaaacaaaaaatgaaaatataaataataataaatctgaatatgataaaaagaAAGGCGGAACAGATAGTAGTAGTACTGGTGATAATTCAAAAAGGAATGAAACATATTGTGTATTccctaaaaaaaaagaaagaaatagTGGatctaataaatataataatgtattaACAGAAGATGATGGAGCAGATTCAGCTGATCACCATGCGGTCAATGATACAAACAGTGGTGAGCACAAccatgaatataaaaataaatctacaaaacaaaacacaaaaaatggaaataaaaattcacaaaataataataaaatgggTGACAATAGCAATGGTAATGAGACCATTGTAGGGAATAACAAcggaaataataacaaaaggatgaacaaaaaaatgacaaaacAAGCAAACAAGGCAATGAATAAGCAAATTGAAAATGGAATAGAAAATCAAGTTAATAAgcaaaatgaagaaatatcagaatatagaaataaacattataatggaaagaatataaaatatgataattcaaatagtaatcataaaaatggacataataatgtaaataatatggtGGGAGGAGCATTaccaaattatttaaaacatgAAGATAATTCTAAATTTAATGAagaacaatttttaaatgacaATCTAAAcgttttatcatttttagaGGATAATAGTAGTTCTATAGAAAAGTttcgaaaaaattattcgaGTGGAATTTCAAATGAAGTTGTAGTAAATGGACGTGTTGAAATGGttgatgaaaattataataataataaaggtGGGttagataataaaaatatattaatatgtgataaagaaagtaaaaataataatttaacaggatctataaattatattaaaaatgtaaataatccaattataaatagtgtatcaaataataatattgcaAATTATCCTTCACCtctattaaaatttaatattccAAATTTGGTTGAAGgagatgaaataaataatttagctCTACATcctaatataaataatgaaattgataatattagaaatatgaattattataaatatccaGGAATGAATAACATAGTTAATTATAGTAATTATGAGTTtgaaaacaataataatcgAGTGAtggataatgaaaatggtAGTATTTCTATGGGTATGCCAGAAcatgttttaaataagaATATAAGGAATGGTGAATCagaacataatttttatataaataatagaaGAGAAATGGATATAGAAATGCAtcaaagaaataatattatgagtaatgtaaattatatatgtgataataatttagtTTGGAATGGAAATAATGATAAGTATGAGCATTGGGGTAATGAGCAACCTAATGAGAAATTTGAAGGTTGGGAAAATTATGCAGGgtttgaaaaagaaaaaccaTTTAATTCGGAGCAagattattttaaaatatttaattatggAATGTGTAATAATGTTAGTAACAAGTTTAATAATTGTGATCCCCATAAAAATCAGATCGATAAGTACGACAACTCTCTATTCATTCTGTAG
- a CDS encoding arginase, putative, whose product MYDYIQDYLMNHKDEKNIYVNQSVSIIGSPLAAGQSLGGVNMACDNLRKLGLHNVIKSVGWEYEDVGNIGEHTTTNCILKRKNAPKMNGNIDIKMNRKLNGELNGKLNGVLNGKLNGELNGRDDSTYYNNIKNVETIGKFSEKLFQTMTHELKKKNFVLNVGGDHGVAFASILSSLQLYKNLKVIWIDAHGDINIPETSPSGNYHGMTLAHALGLFKKKTPYFEWSEKLLHLKPEHVAIIGIRDIDKYEKIILRKCNINYYTMFDIDKKGIYNVICEALNRIDPNHNSPIHISLDIDSVDSMFAPGTGTIAKGGLNYREINLLMKVLADTKRVISMDIVEYNPLLDEDDKVVHGDSLPIDPNATKTGKLCLELIARILGNDIV is encoded by the coding sequence ATGTACGACTACATTCAGGACTATTTGATGAACCataaagatgaaaaaaatatctatGTTAATCAAAGTGTATCGATAATTGGTTCTCCATTAGCTGCTGGTCAATCTCTTGGAGGTGTAAATATGGCATGTGATAATTTAAGAAAACTAGGACTACATAACGTTATTAAATCTGTAGGTTGGGAATATGAAGATGTCGGAAATATCGGTGAACATACCACAACCAATTGCATTCTAAAACGGAAAAATGCTCCAAAGATGAATGGCAACATTGATATCAAAATGAATCGCAAGCTAAATGGGGAACTAAATGGCAAGCTAAATGGGGTACTAAATGGCAAGCTAAATGGGGAACTAAATGGAAGGGACGACTCAACCTACTATAacaacataaaaaatgtagaaacAATTGGCAAATTTAGTGAAAAACTATTTCAAACAATGACTCAtgaattaaagaaaaaaaattttgttttaaatgtCGGAGGAGATCATGGAGTCGCATTTGCAAGTATATTAAGTTCAttacaattatataaaaatttaaaagttATATGGATCGATGCCCATggtgatataaatatacccGAGACATCCCCATCAGGAAATTATCATGGAATGACATTGGCACATGCTTTaggattatttaaaaaaaaaactccATACTTTGAATGGtctgaaaaattattacatttaAAACCAGAACATGTAGCAATTATCGGAATAAGAGACAtagataaatatgaaaaaattatattaagaaaatgtaatataaattattatactaTGTTTGATATAGATAAGAAAGGAATCTATAATGTTATTTGTGAAGCTTTAAATAGGATTGACCCCAATCATAATTCACCTATACATATATCATTAGATATAGATAGTGTTGATTCTATGTTTGCACCCGGAACTGGAACTATAGCAAAAGGGGGATTAAATTATAGAGAAATAAACTTATTAATGAAAGTATTAGCAGATACAAAACGAGTTATATCTATGGACATTGTAGAATATAATCCATTATTAGATGAAGACGATAAAGTTGTTCATGGTGATTCTTTACCAATAGATCCTAATGCTACAAAAACAGGAAAGTTATGTCTAGAACTTATTGCCAGAATCTTAGGCAATGATATCGTTTAA